A single window of Ananas comosus cultivar F153 linkage group 24, ASM154086v1, whole genome shotgun sequence DNA harbors:
- the LOC109728492 gene encoding pentatricopeptide repeat-containing protein At3g12770-like encodes MASSSTLPLLLLRRRGGLLLRRRSPRDGAPRRRRAPRPPPPAPRPPXAAPPSPPPRTPPSPPPAPYPAAPPSPPPPASTSPPPCPAPPAPCSPPVSSPPPSPAPAPPRAAASPPRAPAPLPSPPPAPPPPPAPRPPPLSLPPVLKSCASLSAAAAAAAVHAHALRRGLAAGLFVQNGLVAAYAKCGDVAGARNLLDEMPRRNVVSWTAVISGCAQNGFPLQALALFRAMRAGTDASPDFVAYISVLKAYTDIEDLGHCRSIHALVVKEGFDGEQDILVTLTTMYAKSGQVLVARSLFDRMPTPGLILYNAMISGYAKNGYSTEAVELFRRMIAGAGKPDSITIRSAILACGQLGSLETANWMEDHAARSEYKGDIFVNTALVDMFAKCGSIGRARIVFDRMPERDVVSWSAIIAGYGMHGCGNEAIHLFEEMKHANVMPNDVTFIGLLSACNHAGLVDEGWKYFHSMREFGVEPRHQHYACVVDLLARAGHLQKAYDVVLGMPMEPEITVWGALLNACKIYGNVELGEYAAKRIFSLEPLNAGHYVQLSNIYASAEMWNDVAKVRVLMKERGATKAIGCSSIDINGKLHSFRIGDNSHRRSKEIFAMLDEVERKLKEFGFVPHINSVLHDLDIEEKVESLCNHSERIAIAFGLISTTPGTTLRITKNLRACMNCHSATKLISKIFEREIVVRDIKRFHHFKDGSCSCRDYW; translated from the coding sequence ATGGCCTCCTCCTCcaccctccccctcctcctcctccgccgccgcggaggtCTCCTTCTCCGGCGCCGTTCGCCGCGCGACGGCGCTCCTCGGCGCCGCCGCGCACCCCGCCCACCTCCCCCAGCTCCACGCCCACCTCNCGCAGCCCCGCCCTCACCGCCGCCTCGTACTCCGCCTTCTCCGCCTCCCGCTCCCTACCCCGCGGCACCgccctctcctccgcctcccgcctCAACATCTCCCCCTCCCTGCCCAGCCCCTCCAGCTCCTTGTTCGCCTCCCGTAtcctctcctcccccctccccGGCACCGGCtcctcctcgcgccgccgcctcgcctccTCGAGCTCCCGCTCCTCTCCCCTCGCCACCTccggcgccgcctcctccacCCGCACCTCGAccccctcccctctccctcccccccgTCCTCAAATCCTGCGcctccctctccgccgccgccgctgccgccgcagTCCACGCCCACGCCCTCCGCCGCGGCCTCGCCGCCGGGCTCTTCGTCCAGAACGGCCTCGTCGCCGCCTACGCCAAGTGCGGCGACGTCGCCGGCGCCCGCAACCTGCTCGACGAAATGCCCCGCAGGAACGTCGTCTCCTGGACCGCCGTCATCTCCGGCTGCGCCCAGAACGGCTTCCCCCTCCAAGCCCTCGCCTTGTTCCGCGCTATGCGCGCCGGCACCGACGCCAGTCCCGATTTCGTCGCCTACATTAGCGTCCTCAAGGCCTACACGGATATCGAGGACCTCGGACACTGTCGCTCCATTCATGCATTGGTGGTGAAAGAAGGGTTTGATGGTGAACAGGACATTCTCGTCACCCTCACCACAATGTATGCGAAATCGGGGCAGGTTCTCGTCGCCCGCTCGCTGTTCGATCGAATGCCGACGCCCGGCTTGATCCTGTATAATGCGATGATCTCTGGGTATGCGAAGAATGGTTATTCTACCGAAGCGGTGGAGCTGTTCCGTCGCATGATTGCAGGAGCCGGGAAACCCGATTCGATCACGATAAGGTCGGCGATCTTAGCTTGTGGTCAATTGGGTTCGCTCGAGACTGCAAATTGGATGGAAGATCACGCTGCTCGTAGCGAATATAAAGGTGATATCTTCGTCAACACGGCTCTCGTCGATATGTTTGCGAAATGTGGAAGTATTGGTCGTGCGCGCATTGTGTTTGATAGGATGCCCGAAAGGGATGTGGTGTCTTGGAGTGCTATTATAGCTGGTTATGGAATGCATGGATGTGGTAATGAAGCTATTCATCTCTTTGAGGAGATGAAGCATGCTAACGTTATGCCCAATGATGTTACGTTCATCGGGCTTCTTTCGGCATGCAATCATGCTGGGTTAGTAGACGAAGGGTGGAAATATTTCCACTCCATGAGAGAGTTTGGGGTCGAGCCGCGTCATCAGCACTATGCTTGTGTAGTGGATCTTCTTGCTCGCGCCGGCCATCTTCAAAAGGCTTATGATGTTGTGCTGGGTATGCCTATGGAACCGGAGATTACTGTTTGGGGAGCTTTACTCAATGCATGCAAGATATACGGTAATGTAGAGTTGGGCGAATATGCGGCTAAAAGGATTTTCTCTTTAGAGCCTTTGAATGCGGGGCATTACGTGCAGCTCTCTAATATCTACGCCTCGGCTGAAATGTGGAATGATGTTGCTAAAGTTCGCGTTTTGATGAAAGAGCGAGGGGCTACAAAGGCGATAGGATGCAGCTCTATTGACATAAATGGTAAGCTTCATTCTTTCCGGATTGGGGATAACTCGCACCGGAGATCGAAGGAGATCTTTGCAATGCTGGATGAGGTGGAGAGGAAGCTAAAAGAGTTCGGGTTTGTTCCTCACATAAATTCGGTCTTACATGACCTTGATATTGAGGAGAAGGTAGAGTCATTGTGTAATCATAGCGAGAGGATAGCCATTGCTTTTGGTTTGATCAGTACGACTCCTGGAACGACCCTCAGGATTACGAAGAACCTTCGTGCGTGCATGAATTGCCATTCTGCTACGAAACTAATATCGAAAATATTCGAAAGAGAGATAGTGGTCAGGGATATAAAACGGTTCCATCACTTCAAGGACGGGTCTTGTTCCTGCAGGGATTACTGGTGA
- the LOC109728876 gene encoding UDP-N-acetylglucosamine transferase subunit ALG14 homolog isoform X1, whose protein sequence is MGCDIGGIVCYLFPILVSLLLIRAAYVWYSTGKPRRRADSESVRTLIVLGSGGHTAEMLSIVNVLLKDRFAPRFYVAAATDNMSLQKARVLEDSLVQHGEPSEGKKIEASQYMQIYRSREVGQSYVTSIGTTLVAIAHAVWLVLKIRPEVIICNGPGTCIPLCVSAFLFKILGVKWSCIFYVESIARVRKLSLSGLLLYKLRMADQFVVQWPQLQKKYPRALYEGRLM, encoded by the exons ATGGGGTGCGATATTGGTGGGATCGTTTGCTATTTGTTCCCGATTCTCGTATCCTTACTCTTGATTCGCGCGGCGTACGTGTGGTATTCGACGGGGAAGCCCCGCCGAAGAGCGGATTCTGAGAGTGTCAGAACCCTAATTGTTCTTGGATCAG GAGGTCACACTGCAGAGATGCTTAGCATTGTGAATGTCCTTCTAAAAGACAGATTTGCACCGAGATTTTATGTAGCAGCTGCAACTGATAACATGAGCCTTCAAAAAGCTCGAGTTTTGGAGGATTCGTTGGTTCAGCACGGGGAG CCTAGTGAAGGAAAGAAGATAGAAGCTTCCCAATACATGCAGATATATCGCAGCCGTGAGGTGGGCCAATCTTATGTTACCTCTATTGGGACAACTTTGGTTGCCATTGCACATGCAGTGTGGCTAGTTCTGAAAATAAGGCCTGAAGTG ATCATCTGCAACGGTCCTGGGACATGCATTCCTCTCTGTGTTTCTGCTTTCCTTTTCAAG ATTCTTGGTGTAAAATGGTCATGTATTTTCTACGTCGAGAGCATTGCACGAGTGAGGAAACTCTCTTTAAGCGGTTTGCTGCTCTACAAGCTACGAATGGCTGATCAGTTTGTTGTGCAGTGGCCCCAACTACAAAAGAAGTATCCGAGGGCTCTCTATGAAGGCCGGCTAATGTAA
- the LOC109728876 gene encoding UDP-N-acetylglucosamine transferase subunit ALG14 homolog isoform X2 — protein MGCDIGGIVCYLFPILVSLLLIRAAYVWYSTGKPRRRADSESVRTLIVLGSGGHTAEMLSIVNVLLKDRFAPRFYVAAATDNMSLQKARVLEDSLVQHGEPSEGKKIEASQYMQIYRSREVGQSYVTSIGTTLVAIAHAVWLVLKIRPEVFSSLSRSSATVLGHAFLSVFLLSFSRFLV, from the exons ATGGGGTGCGATATTGGTGGGATCGTTTGCTATTTGTTCCCGATTCTCGTATCCTTACTCTTGATTCGCGCGGCGTACGTGTGGTATTCGACGGGGAAGCCCCGCCGAAGAGCGGATTCTGAGAGTGTCAGAACCCTAATTGTTCTTGGATCAG GAGGTCACACTGCAGAGATGCTTAGCATTGTGAATGTCCTTCTAAAAGACAGATTTGCACCGAGATTTTATGTAGCAGCTGCAACTGATAACATGAGCCTTCAAAAAGCTCGAGTTTTGGAGGATTCGTTGGTTCAGCACGGGGAG CCTAGTGAAGGAAAGAAGATAGAAGCTTCCCAATACATGCAGATATATCGCAGCCGTGAGGTGGGCCAATCTTATGTTACCTCTATTGGGACAACTTTGGTTGCCATTGCACATGCAGTGTGGCTAGTTCTGAAAATAAGGCCTGAAGTG TTTTCATCTTTATCCAGATCATCTGCAACGGTCCTGGGACATGCATTCCTCTCTGTGTTTCTGCTTTCCTTTTCAAG ATTCTTGGTGTAA
- the LOC109728768 gene encoding putative invertase inhibitor, with protein MVSLISPSLPFLFLLILHQSSSFSTVDVSADSDIIIETCNRCASSDPNVNYTLCVASLESVPKARQSDLQGLAVVAVRLAKSNMTRAKSKAKNLLKAKSLDPYMESCLETCRELYSNSIADLEDSVKAIKSSRYGDANILISSAVDVPRTCEDGFDEEGLQSPLSEENDELFGLTVIALAITSLLG; from the coding sequence atgGTCTCACTtatctctccctccctcccctTCCTATTTTTGCTCATTCTCCACCAATCCTCCTCGTTCTCGACCGTCGACGTCTCTGCCGATTCCGACATAATAATCGAGACCTGCAACAGATGCGCGAGCAGTGATCCGAACGTGAATTACACTCTGTGCGTCGCGTCCCTCGAATCGGTCCCGAAAGCCCGCCAATCGGACCTCCAGGGACTCGCGGTCGTAGCGGTGAGGCTAGCCAAATCAAACATGACTCGAGCCAAGTCTAAGGCGAAGAATCTATTAAAGGCCAAATCACTAGACCCTTACATGGAATCTTGCTTGGAAACTTGTCGCGAACTGTATTCGAATTCGATAGCTGATCTCGAAGACTCCGTCAAGGCGATCAAATCGAGTCGATACGGCGACGCCAATATACTGATCAGCTCCGCAGTGGATGTGCCTCGCACGTGCGAGGACGGATTCGATGAGGAGGGCCTGCAGTCGCCGTTGTCTGAGGAGAACGACGAATTGTTCGGGCTCACCGTCATCGCACTCGCCATTACTTCTCTACTTGGATAA